One region of Culex pipiens pallens isolate TS chromosome 2, TS_CPP_V2, whole genome shotgun sequence genomic DNA includes:
- the LOC120420281 gene encoding uncharacterized protein LOC120420281 produces MNGLQIVALALQLVSTALANPWGGDGQCVQLRSVFTDMDLISSDYTHDADRRHVVVHMTKNQNWVIISDERYRGYYKLKHYRLGEVLFESVQSWNGNYIFTWIPKRIINDGGASWNITWVSHGVYILKNKKFGHCFWTKGAEDWVGAYGGCDHEEYQWKIRKLPCGVGES; encoded by the coding sequence ATGAACGGTCTTCAAATAGTTGCCCTGGCGTTACAGCTAGTTTCCACTGCCTTGGCCAACCCCTGGGGAGGCGACGGACAGTGCGTGCAATTGCGGAGCGTTTTCACCGACATGGACTTGATTAGCTCTGACTACACTCATGACGCCGATCGGCGCCATGTCGTTGTCCATATGACTAAAAACCAAAACTGGGTCATCATATCGGACGAGCGGTACCGCGGCTACTACAAGCTCAAGCACTACAGATTGGGCGAAGTGTTGTTCGAGTCGGTTCAGAGCTGGAACGGCAATTACATCTTCACCTGGATTCCGAAAAGAATCATCAACGATGGGGGTGCCTCGTGGAACATTACCTGGGTCAGCCATGGAGTTtacattctcaaaaataaaaagttcgGACACTGCTTTTGGACCAAAGGGGCCGAAGACTGGGTAGGTGCATACGGAGGCTGTGACCATGAGGAGTACCAGTGGAAAATAAGAAAGCTACCGTGTGGAGTTGGAGAATCGTGA
- the LOC120420282 gene encoding uncharacterized protein LOC120420282, translating to MNTALLLWSVLLLAPVALAHAPTGCVTIKNRHMDKYLVSSSSYDSERRHVSLDKTGNQHWVIRQDGINYRITHGLLKEELYESDKSQNGNFVFLWTPRDRARGRGWRITQSEQGFFHIKNVKYGHCLYAKGMLSNWIGAYANCDSKKYEWKIVSTSCRN from the coding sequence ATGAACACTGCTCTTCTACTGTGGTCGGTTCTGCTGCTTGCTCCGGTGGCCTTGGCCCATGCCCCAACGGGATGTGTGACGATCAAGAATCGCCACATGGACAAGTATCTGGTGAGTTCGTCCAGCTACGACTCGGAACGGCGCCACGTATCGTTGGATAAAACCGGCAACCAGCACTGGGTCATCCGGCAAGACGGCATCAATTACAGGATCACCCACGGTTTGCTCAAGGAGGAGCTGTACGAGTCCGATAAGAGCCAAAATGGAAACTTTGTCTTCCTGTGGACCCCGAGGGACCGAGCGAGAGGCCGAGGCTGGAGAATAACCCAGTCGGAGCAGGGATTCTTTCAcattaaaaatgtcaaatatgGACACTGCTTGTACGCTAAGGGCATGCTGTCGAACTGGATTGGAGCCTATGCAAACTGCGACAGTAAAAAGTATGAGTGGAAAATTGTTTCTACCTCGTGCAGGAATTAA
- the LOC120420308 gene encoding uncharacterized protein LOC120420308, with protein sequence MKGFPRVFLFLAVMTSAALANPWGGPGACVHLINVYLEKPLLSSDYNHDADRRHVTVLRTKSQNWVITPDERYPDHYKIKHKNLGEELFESEQNWNGNYVFTWIPKTLINDGGASWKIIWISDGTYLIKNKKFNHCLWTQGTDNWVGAYAGCDNSHYYWKIHKIPCAIGET encoded by the coding sequence atgaaaGGTTTCCCAAGAGTGTTTCTTTTCCTGGCAGTAATGACATCTGCTGCCCTGGCAAATCCTTGGGGCGGACCTGGAGCGTGCGTGCATTTGATCAACGTTTACTTGGAGAAGCCGCTGCTCAGCTCGGATTACAACCATGACGCTGATCGACGCCATGTGACGGTCCTCCGAACCAAAAGCCAAAACTGGGTCATCACACCGGACGAGAGATATCCGGACCATTACAAAATCAAGCACAAAAATCTGGGCGAAGAGCTGTTTGAATCGGAACAGAACTGGAATGGAAATTACGTGTTCACCTGGATTCCGAAGACGCTCATCAATGACGGAGGGGCCTCGTGGAAAATCATTTGGATCAGCGATGGAACGTAtctcatcaaaaacaaaaagtttaatcaTTGCTTGTGGACCCAAGGAACGGATAACTGGGTTGGTGCTTATGCAGGCTGCGACAACTCGCATTATTATTGGAAAATTCATAAGATACCCTGTGCAATAGGAGAAACGTGA
- the LOC120420294 gene encoding uncharacterized protein LOC120420294 produces the protein MNGAVLLSLVLVLVQVALAYVPLGCVKIKNAHWWEWLIKSSDFDSERRHVAQGIPYQRWHIVKDGEFYWKIKLDTLDEELYESDKNNNGNYIFTWKPKTDKGSAAQWNFLRAEGGKFFIKNVKFNHCLMAKGGSWISAYPCNYNDEMFEWHIDQCG, from the coding sequence ATGAACGGTGCGGTTCTGCTGAGTTTGGTTCTGGTGCTTGTTCAAGTGGCTCTGGCCTACGTACCTCTGGGATGTGTCAAGATTAAAAACGCACACTGGTGGGAATGGTTGATCAAATCCAGCGACTTTGACTCAGAACGACGCCACGTTGCACAAGGCATCCCGTACCAGCGGTGGCACATCGTGAAGGATGGTGAATTTTACTGGAAGATCAAGCTGGACACGCTGGACGAGGAGCTGTACGAGTCGGACAAGAATAACAACGGGAATTACATTTTCACCTGGAAGCCAAAGACGGACAAGGGCAGCGCTGCCCAGTGGAACTTTTTGAGGGCCGAaggtggtaaattttttataaaaaatgtgaaattcaacCACTGTTTGATGGCGAAAGGCGGCAGCTGGATCAGCGCTTATCCGTGCAATTATAATGATGAAATGTTTGAATGGCACATAGATCAGTGTGGTTAA
- the LOC120420301 gene encoding uncharacterized protein LOC120420301, with protein sequence MRICTMILCLMIMLFPAVLADQIPEGCVKLKNHQMALYLVKSDLKHDADRRHVTSRTKNPERWTIYKDEKYPNHYKLKHEELGEDLFESVQSYNGNYIFTWIPKRLINDGGASWHIYQSSPGYFMLKNKKFNHCLKCLNVDNMMAADAGCNTWRHEWAIEKC encoded by the coding sequence ATGAGGATCTGTACAATGATATTGTGTCTTATGATCATGTTATTCCCAGCTGTCCTGGCTGATCAAATTCCCGAGGGTTGTGTAAAGCTTAAAAATCACCAGATGGCCTTATATCTGGTCAAGTCCGACCTGAAGCACGATGCCGATCGACGCCATGTGACGTCCCGCACAAAAAATCCGGAACGGTGGACCATCTACAAGGACGAAAAGTATCCCAACCATTACAAACTCAAGCACGAAGAGCTCGGGGAAGATTTGTTCGAGTCCGTCCAAAGCTACAACGGGAACTACATCTTCACCTGGATTCCGAAAAGGTTGATCAACGACGGTGGTGCTTCGTGGCACATCTACCAGAGCAGTCCGGGGTACTTTATGTTGAAGAATAAAAAGTTCAACCACTGTTTGAAGTGCCTAAATGTGGATAATATGATGGCTGCTGATGCGGGTTGTAATACCTGGCGGCATGAGTGGGCGATTGAAAAGTGctga
- the LOC120420283 gene encoding uncharacterized protein LOC120420283 produces the protein MQPTLLILCLALVPAILADLEVPLGCVEIRNRDIDRFLVSSTPRDNDRRHVGYNAKAEQWYIEKDGNDYRIVHYKLGEELIESAQTWNGNYVFTWKAKDHTINGLWKIYRAGPKTNYFIIRNVKFGHCLWTKGVGGWIGAYPECYGWEFQWQIHKFKCKK, from the coding sequence ATGCAACCAACACTGCTGATACTCTGCCTAGCCCTGGTTCCGGCCATCCTGGCCGACCTGGAAGTTCCGCTGGGTTGTGTCGAAATAAGAAACCGTGACATTGACCGATTCCTGGTCAGTAGCACCCCACGCGACAACGATCGGCGCCACGTCGGATACAACGCCAAGGCTGAGCAGTGGTACATCGAAAAGGACGGCAACGACTACCGGATTGTCCACTACAAGTTGGGCGAGGAGCTGATCGAGTCGGCTCAAACGTGGAATGGGAACTATGTCTTCACCTGGAAAGCAAAAGATCATACGATTAACGGGTTGTGGAAAATTTATCGAGCTGGGCCAAAGACGAATTATTTTATCATAAGGAACGTCAAGTTTGGACACTGCCTGTGGACCAAAGGAGTAGGGGGCTGGATTGGAGCTTATCCGGAATGTTACGGTTGGGAGTTCCAGTGGCAGATTCACAAATTTAAATGCAAGAAATGA
- the LOC120420306 gene encoding uncharacterized protein LOC120420306 produces MNGTILLRLVMVLVPAALAQIPTGCVKIRSVHSPKFVLKYKDSEQKIDNCRWNILPDGAFHKIKLETMDEELYESKKSTKYGNVFTYNPKSEKKDKGKAAQWIVTKARGDKFHIKNVKYDHCMMAKGGTVLIGDKDCDGEKYEWLLEACG; encoded by the coding sequence ATGAACGGCACGATTCTGTTAAGATTGGTTATGGTGCTAGTTCCAGCAGCTCTAGCCCAGATTCCCACGGGATGTGTCAAGATTAGGAGCGTTCACAGCCCAAAGTTTGTGCTAAAATACAAGGATTCTGAGCAAAAAATAGACAACTGTCGTTGGAATATCCTGCCGGATGGCGCTTTCCACAAGATCAAGCTGGAAACGATGGACGAAGAGTTGTACGAGTCGAAAAAGAGCACAAAGTACGGCAACGTGTTTACCTACAATCCCAAGTCTGAGAAAAAGGACAAGGGCAAAGCTGCCCAGTGGATCGTCACTAAGGCGCGGGGAGATAAGTTTCACATCAAGAATGTAAAATATGACCACTGCATGATGGCCAAGGGAGGCACCGTGCTGATCGGCGATAAAGATTGTGACGGCGAGAAATACGAGTGGCTTTTGGAAGCTTGTGGTTGA